The Solanum dulcamara chromosome 6, daSolDulc1.2, whole genome shotgun sequence genome contains the following window.
AAGGGAATGTACAAATTATAGTACTCGAGGTAATCGCTTGCTTAAAAACAGTTCAACTTTCAAAATCCAAGAGCATGAGATGTCTTGTTACCTTGAGCAGCCCATGGGGCTCTAGGACAAGAGCGGGAGATGCACACATTGCTCCATATGGTTTGCTTGATTCTCTCTGCTTCTTCAGCATGTCAACCAACTTTTCTGATTTGGCAAATGTTTCGGCACCACCAAGACCACCCTGCATATTCGTATATTACAGTAAGACAAGAACTTCAAGGAGCTTTAGAAGCAGAATTCCAGAGGATTGTACTCACTGGTAGAACAATGAGATCGTATGACAGTTTAGCAGCTTCATCAAGGAGCACATCTGCTACTAGTTTAACTTTTCTGGAAGCAACAATCTCCAATGTATCTTCCAGAGATGCCACTACTACTTGGGCGTTTGCTCGCCGAAGTACATCAATAATAATAGCAGCTTCCATTTCCTCAGAACCATTTGCAATAGGTACAAGAATCTGTCAAACAAGTAACTCTAgataatttaagaaatattaagAACTTGAACATTTTTTTGACAAGTTAAGAACTTGAAAATTAGCATGGTGGTGATTCAGCTCCAAAACTCGAAGAACAATTCATAACATACTATAAGTACAACATATTGCTGTTCCTTCAGAAGCTAAACACTCTACCTAGAAATAGGACATTGCTATTACTTCCAAAGGTGAAAAAGACTTTCATGAATGATGGTTTGCGTAAAAGTTTGCTAACCCTTAACTCTGGGGACGTGGTTATACACGGATGCCCATAGAATACCTCATCCTTTGCTTTTTgagcatatatatattatgactcACAAAGTTCTCCTACAACATTTACCAGCTCAACAATGTATGTATCAACATAAACATCCTTATTAAAAATGTATCAACATACACATGATAGTAGATCTTAATATATGCAAAATCCAAGTGGATCATTGTAgagaaatgattaaaaaaattaagtacaTAAATTATTGTAGAGAAACTGACAGAGCTGCACTCCTCAGCCAAAACTTACCCGTGGCTTACTCGTGAATGTCCAATTTACTGAATTAAGCTCCGCATATGCAAATTCTTCACTGTGATTTGGGCGCATCACCTGAATATGAATAATcccaaaatttcataaataaatggCACCAAGCAAATACTAGAACTGCAAAATGAAAGCATCTAGGTCTCCGATACCAAAgctaaaatgatcaagaaaaagCATTGACTAATAGCAGGATGTATAGAATACATATTGACTGAAAAATGTACTATGAACAAACAAAAGATTCAATACCAGAAGAAGAACCAACTAAGAACTAATTTCAACAACTGTACACATAAAGATAATCATCCGGACAAAACAATTCAGTGGGCCAAATTGATATATGATGAGAAAAGCTATGAGGCCATAAAGTTGCGTTCTGCATCTTGATCTTGTATCGAAATCAACAAAGGTGAGCCCGACCTCTGATTTTCAACACTTGACATAACCACTCTACTCTCCTCCAAAAGATCAGATTCTAAGAAGAAGATAACCATTATGCTACCCAACCTTCAGCCAATTATGCACCAGTTGAACACCCACAGTTCCTCCAGCTACTTGTTCACATAACTATGACATAGAATATTCAGAAACAACCTTCTTTTCTATTGCAGCATAGTAGGatacattttaacattttagtTAGTTTATCTCCTTCAAACAAGAATCATACATTGAAGAGAAAGGAATTAACTTGCTTgtttcagcatatatatatgttaacaTACGACACAGATGCAAATCCAAGTCCTGAATATCCAAAATTTTAGGTCTACAATACCGTCTCCCACGTCAAGCCAAGACATTGCTTCCACTTCTATGATAAAAAACGAAGGGGGTGAGATTGGAAATATACCAGTGGGCCAGAAACTTCATTAGCCTTCTCTTTTCCATACAACTCCTCAACCAATGCAACAGCATACTCGATGGATGTTCCCGGCCCACGACTTGTCACAACTTTTGCATCCTTTTGGACTCTGGACTCAACAGCAATGGCATGACATGATAGTTCCTCCATATACGATGGATAACACGTTGCCTATCAAAGAATAAAGAGAAAACACAATTCTAACTTTCAGTCCCTTCAAGAAAGAATAACATACTTGAGTTTTAAGCAgggaaagaaatgaatgaaCTAACTTTCAGCCCCTTCAAAAGGCCCCATGATCCAAGTGCTACCGCAGGAGCAGCGCATATTGCAGCATACAACTTTCCTTTTTCAGCTTGCTTTTTTACAATGCTTTCCAAAATTTTGCAGTTCCCAAGGTTGGCTGCACCAGGTAACCCTCCCTGCAGAATGGCGAAAATATTACCCCAAAAAAGAATCATAACTACAGAGGCTATCGTCAGGTGTCCCTGAATGAGACTTGATCAGTATCAAGAACATTTAAGCATCATACATCATGTTCGCTCAGGAAAAGGGACAGAACATGTAAGAAGAGATCCTTCTTGCAATATTCATCATTTCCAGTTACTAACCAATACAACTGTAAAGAATTTACTTGCTTTTCCAACACAAAGGTCTGTAAAATGGACAAGAATTGTATATGCATCCTCTTTATCCTCTTACATTCCCCCAAACCCTAAGCACTTTGCTTTTTTAGCACGTCTCTTTTAACCTcattgaaagtaacaaagataatGTAATGCAAAATTGTTAACTCTTTAATTGTTACAACAATTTTCATGGACACATGCAAAAATGGACATTATAAAATGATCATCATAGCATCTGCGCTCTTACACAACTGATCATAATGGTCTTGCTAAAACTGAATCACATAATAATGAACATAGACTTCTATAATTCAGGACGACTTTATCTAGAATCCGTACTTCAAGTCTTCCACCAAAATATAACAGACAATTAATACGAGCTGGCTCAAAAGAGAACGATCTGTGTCCAGACTAAGACACATAAACTGAGGGTATAAATAATGCAGGTATTAGCTATTCGGAAACTAAGCAAATGATTTAGTACAGCTTGAGTGTGCTCATCTAACCAATGTTCAACTCCGCAGATCCTATATACAAAACTACCCCCGATTCTTCCCTACTTTTGTGAACTAGAACAATAAACATACCGGAAGCGAGATAAGGTCGAATTCAGTATCTACGCAATCCGAAAttagagcatcagcaacaatctTAATTCCATACATAACTTCAATCTGAAGCTGATTCTCAACGGAAGCAACAGTAACCTCCGCACCAGCCCTCCGCAGTATATCTATCGGCACTATAGCCTCAATAGGCTCTGTCCCGTTCGCAATCGGTACCAATACCTATAACATACAAATGTATAAAGGAACCGTAAACAAATCTATAgttattatcatatatatttacTTGAAATCGTTCGAGTAAACTTCAAATTCTGAATTCTGTCTCTTATCAAAAATCATTTTCCGAAAGAGAAAAGTATAGATAATACGAACCTTCTTAGTAGCAGAAGCCATGGCTGAAATTGAAGTTACTCGAGAGAATTTTCTAGACTTGGGAGGAGTGGAGAGAGTGAAAAATGAGTGAATTTTGGGGTTTTGGTGGAGTTTTATAAAGGAGGGGAAAGGAGTAGTGAGGTGTCGCAATATTGGTGCTgccatttttatttctattagaCGCTTGAGCAAAAGAAGGGTCGAGACTCGAGCCGAGGATAGAGATGGCTAATAAAAATTGCTCATGGGTCCTATGGATGCATTGTGTTAACACGTTGTGGGAATTAGTTGTTGAATATCGTATCATAATAGATTTGCCTTTACACGTTGCGATGGCtgttaaatataaaaatatgttaaaggTCAAATTAGAAATCTGGATATAAATTTAGTAGaatctaattaaaaaatatatatattttaaaattatagacATACACATTTATAATGTGTTAACAATAAGTCCATAAAGTAATATTAAATTGAGCTTCAAATCTATTGATCTAAAGTTTGATGTAACTATTAAACTTAAGTAATGAACTTTAAAACAAAGTTCAAATTAGTTTTTTAAGAAGTTAGAGCGTAAATCAGGATATCTTATTTTATATGAAGCTAGGCATAAGCCTCGAGACATAAAATGCAAATCCtagaaatatttaaaattttaatctattaacacaaaatttatttatttttaaaaatcacattaataattttaaaaaaaacttaaacgTGATTAAAGAAATTCATTGACCAAAAAActtttaacatgattttaaaagtttaaataaTGTAATAGTATAAGGGTTATTATGAGATGAAATTCAACTTACATCTTAACTTTTAAACAATAAAAGAATCACAAATTCTTATATATACATTACCATCATactataaagaaaataattaataaactaattaaaaCATTTTCTTCATgaataagaataaaattatttttaaataactaaataaaataatatgactaTTTTGAGACAAGACAAAAAAGCATGAAGACATCAAGTGATCTCAAATATTAAATATGCATACAATTTGTTATTTGATTTcttcttaatctttttattGCTATAGGTGAAAAAGTATTAAGTAGCATTCATTTGTCAAAGAATTATGGTCAAACATGTTAAGAATGTAAAATTAAATGCAGTATAAACCTCACATGATTAAGCTTCACACGTAATTAGTTTCCAAACGTTTTGCCAATGCCTCATATCAAGAAGAATCCCGAGATTGACTGtcttcaaaaatatttgttCAAACTGCAACAATTCAATTGCACTACTACGTACTAATCTATTACAAACAATGAACAAGAACAGTTTCATGTCCAAcaataaagaaaaggaaagcTTTCAATTGGATTCATGACTTACCTTTCTTCTTTTAAGTATTTCAAGAGACTCAAGATTAACCTAAATGGATCGTGTTAGgtatttacatttttttttcataagttATTTTTTAGAAACAGGAAGATTATTCTTTTGTTGTTTaccttttttctctttattgaaTAATTGATCCAATAACTTAAATAACTttctttctttaattaaaagaggCGTAACAAAACTTAAAAACCTTCACCTAAGACTATCAAGCCATGTAAAGAAAGCAAAAAAATTTCCACTCAAATTTGTATAAGACTGAAGGAGTAGGAATCACGCGacactttatttttaaaaagatggTCAAATAACAAAATTTACTACAATTCTTATTAATATTGTGTACTTACTTAGGTCTAGTCGAGTCATTGACATAATAACTTGAGATctatcaaaaaaattcaaattaaaaatatcacatttaattaatattataatatattaacttttatcaaatcttaaattttattatcgTGATCTGAAGTTCAAACTATCACatcttaaattttatataaaaaattatattatatttttattgtaaaTTTTACTCCTATTAATCTTAATTCGATAAGAAGTAACTAAATATGATTAGTGTCTCAACATATTAATTAATGATGCTTGAATCTTCTTCCTTTccgcaatattttttttaaagaaaaatatcatcaaaaaattgAAGCTCCATGATTCATCCTTTactttttcaaaactttaactctattttaatatatatcttATCGTGATATGCTAGTCTAGGGTATGATATACATATCAATATAACATCTTtgcttttaaaatttcaaatatctTTAAGATTTATCTAATTTATAGGGAAAGAAATtaggaaataaaaaattaaaaataaaattattaaaaaagaaagacaatAAATAAGAAAGAAGATGACGACAAGAAAATAAAGGGGAGGATAAGGAGACGAAGGCAACTGAATTCAAAGGAGAGGAAGAGAAGGAGAAGTGGAGAAGGAAACGAGAAAGGAGaaaaagtattaaaagaagCAGAAAAAGAAGATAAACGAAGATGAGAAGATGAAAAATCAAGTTCTTTCTTTCAGTCATGATTatcgttaattaattattatattataattatattatgtgcAATTGCATTATAATCATATTACATGCAATTGTCAATCAATAGTATTACAAACTTCTGAATTCTGTTCCATTAAATAAACAATCTATACAAATATGTGCAAATAAACTAATACCATTCTATTAAGCATCTTTGTAAATATGATATTTattagtattaattaaattttgatgtttttttttttgaaacaagCTTTTTGATTAATTATTGATCAAATCAAAGTTGAGTACATCGTGAATCAAAGATGGGGATCTATTATCCACTCTATAGCATCAGTTATAGAACTCGAAGCCCGAGCTAACTAGTGGGCACACTGATTCGCTGATCTTTtaacaaaagataaagaaaTAGAAGTAAAGCCACAGATGAGTGCTTTACAATCATgaataataacatcaaagtaCGAATTGTTTCCATAGGTTTTTTCCAGCTCTTGTTTAACCAAAAAATTGTCTATCTCAATTATCGTCATTGCTGCAAAGTGTTCCTTTAGCTAACTTGTGCTTCTCAAACACCCACAACCTCAGCCTAAGTGAATCATATTGTCTACCTAATCGACTAGAGCGGCCTCTGATGAAGCTTTCATGAGAATCCCAAACTAGCATGCCGACTCCAGTTATTCCAAAAGCAAGATCCCAAGAAGCATCAATGTTGCATTTAAAGATATTCTCACCAGGAGGAACCTATTTTGTTGCAAAATTAGGTTCTATCGTAATAAAACTGGAGTTTGGTGTTCTTGCTTTAGTCTAGTCTTGTCAAAATCGGACtgccttttaaaaaataatttcaggCCGTAAAGAACTTCCCTTCCACACAAGATTATTTCTAGCATTCCAAATTTCCCATAGGATCATGATAGCTTCATGTAATTGATCAAGGGTCACAATATCAATCAACGACTTGAACCAATCCAAAAGCAATGGTCCAGATAGTCGCCATCCCAATAATGATTTAAGCCAAACTTGTTTTGACACATTGCACTCGATTAAACAATGCATTATTGTTTGTGTCCCTGGGAGGCATGCTTGACATATATCGGATTGAAGAATCTTCTAATTCACTAAGTTATCACAATTTGGAAGAACACCATTCAAAGCTCTCCAAACAAAATTCAACACCTTATGAGACATTTTCAATTTCTAGATTTTCCACCAAAATTGTCCATTCAGGACATGTGTAGTAGCATTGTGCAGCTCTGAATACCCACTTTTGATGGTGTATCGTCCTTTTCTATCaagttttcatatttattaatcATCCTTGAGGGTAAATTCCAATAGCATTCGCCTAACGCAATCTATCTCATCAGTGAAGAAGAGTGCTCCAACTTGTGAGTATTCCAAGTTCTTGTATCCAAATCAATAATATTTGCCACCCGCAACTCTAATAAGTATTCATCGGGGTACTGTGAATAAATGATGATTGTCCCACCGGTAATCTTGTATTTATTAGTTTACAAATTAAAAGTAAACTATACATGTTTAAATTTTGAGTAAACACATGttttagttatttaatttttagatCTAAATATAATATCTTGATAATTAAACTCAAGCATCTTAACATTAATAAAAGCAAATGAAACATTAGACCGCTTTTACATTGATATTTATTTAGATTCACGCGTAATCAACAAAATAGAAATTTaactaaagaaaataaatttattttttttacattaaaaatctaaataagTTTTAAGTATCGTTTATAAGTGTATCTGACTTAAATttgttaaaagaataaatttcatatttttgaatGTGTCTTTTCAAATTAGTAAATCTATTACATGTTTATAATTTCGTTCACTCAAAATCTACACATTTATTTATCTCTTTCGAGATTTATgtgatattattattgtttactTTCAGTAAATATCAACAATCTTTAATAATGACACGAAGATGATGATATTGTATATACTTATCCTCAACAAATATGACAAGAAGTAAGCAGTCCTTCTCTATTGCTAATATTTGATAGTCCCTTTCTTTTGCTAATTTGAGACCTTGTTTGATATATCTATTCTATAGTGGGAATTGACGTAAGCTTCAACTTACAAGATTATCCAATATCAATTGTGTCTTGATCATTTCTAAAGATCCCCCACAAGCAATATCTCCGATTTGATTCTTCTTGCTATCATCATTATTAAGTTTCTTCTTTAATGTATAAAGAGTTAAATACTATATTAGTTTAACTTGTTTAAAAGTATAGATTTACGAAGAAAATACGTCATCAATTTTCTTATCAATTTGCTTGCATATATTTCAATCGGTAAATGTTTTTCTAGATCTaattcgtttttttttttttatgtatgttacttaattaaaaaatataaatacaatatcgCATGAAGTTCctatgaattgtatatgatatcATCAAGTCATTTTAATGCAACTGAATTCGAGTCCAGACAAACGTCTTTTTACACACACATACTAAAAAAAACAACCCATGAAAATGCTCATAAGCGGAATCCATTGGTGGCCatctaaagttggcaccaactttcacttagacatcttaactaagctttgttcattttagacacctcaagtaaggtttcgatatgttattttgacactttttttacaatcacccaaatatctaaagtgtgtgtaatacacttgccgatgatgtgtcaaagtgaccaattaaatgaagacacgtggcatatatatcaaaaataattttaaaataatgacttttgagtagAAAAAAAAGTGGTCATTAAGTTGATGACATATGACATTTTTTacccaaataataattaaaaaaagaagaaattcatcttctaaaaaaagtgattttcgaaaaaaaaaaaaacctcccCCACCTAGTTGTCTTCTTCACCCATCCCACCCAGTCGTTGTCGTCTTCTCCACctccacccaccccaaccccaactCCTTCCCCACCCATATTGTCATCTCAAGAAACACTATCAAAAGaaactattttgaaaattttattttacaaagatataattttttctactttagttttaaaaaatcagtTACTAATTAACaataaaaggaaaacaagaactAGATCTAGACAATGACAATGAGATTACAAAATCAAGGTCCAAAGTTATGGAGGAAAACATctagaaaatgaaaaagaagaagaacaagaaaaaaataatatatatttttaaaaaatgttcttCACGCGCTCAAAATAGCTGCAGCACACGCAATGtaccaagtcagcacaaagtgtcaaaatgacacatcaaaaCTTTACTTAAGgtatctaaaatgaacaaaagtTAATTGAGATGTCTAAGTAAAAATtgatgccaactttaaggggtcaCCGATGCGTTCGCCGTGCTCATATAAAACAATTCCACTAAAACCATCAAAACTCAAACGGCGAAAAAAGTTAAgcggtaaatatttttttccaaagaaaataataataattgcgCAAGCATAAAATTTAACAAACAGACAAGCAAGTGCAAAGTGGGTTAAGAGTATATAAGGTCACTCACGCACATGGCGGACGgagtagagagagaaagaagaaagtggATGCCGCTGTTAATGGTGTTTATCTTTTTGTACTTTTTGGAGCGCGATTCGGTCTTTCCAAAGCCAAAGCCATTCACACAGTCACCTCTTCACTTCTGAGTTTTCCGGCGATGTGGAGGTAAAATTTTACCACCGCTTAACGACCTTATCGTCAGATCCTCTTCGTCCTTAACCGCACGGAGTTTCCCAAACCCTAACAATCATCGGCGAAATGCATTTCTAAATTCAGGTCAGTATTTTGGTTTCTTCTTAAATGAAGCGGTGAATGCGGCGCAGCGGCGGATTTGTTGTTCTTGTTTAATTGAATGCTTGATATCTACCTAGCTGTCTGGATTCGGCTTTATGGATCCGGAAAGTTACTGAATTTTGTGCGTTTTTGATTGAATTTCGCTGAATTATTACTTATTCATGTTTTCCTTTTCGATCATTTCTGGATATGTTTAACTTTCTCGGAAcggttttctctttttttcggTCATTTTGCTGAACGATTGAATGGCAGCTACTCTTCCTGTATATgttgttagttttttttttctaatgtgtttttttttgttagatTTCTGTTATAATTTGATGTGTTTTTCCGTTTGTGTTATACATTTATGATGAAAGTGCATCAAATTAGGAAAGGTAGTATTTTTGAGTATCTAAACTTCCCGATTATCTAATTCTGTATAGCCTAACACTTAACAAAAAAGGATAAAAGGTCTATAGTCTATAATTTTATGAGTCTGCTTGAATTTAACTGTAATCAATGTCtacttttaatttcaaaaacacTGCACAAACAAAGAAAACCTTGATTTTGATGCACTGATTCTGTGCCATGATTAGGAATAATTAGTTTTCCTTAATTTGGCAGTTCGTTACTTTGTTAAACCCTTGATGTTACTTCATTTGGTTTCAGATGCTTCCTGCTGCAGCAATGTTTTCTTAATTCGTTACGACAGCCGCCTCTTATAGAATTAACATGTCTTAGATGACATCCTTTCCTTGATAATGATCAAGCGTCGTATATAATTATGAAGAATCAGACAGGAACACCATATTCCTTGGTCCATGAAACACTATTTGCTCCATACTAATTACTCCAACCCTCTACTTTCATCTAGAATCTTTTTTATCGTGTTTATGACTTGAGGATGGAAAGAAATGATAATTTAACCTGATATTGGAGGCAACAGACCAGTAGTCATTGTGGCTAAATAAGTTTCTGGGCTTTGTTTTGAATAAGCAATCAGGATTTGATTTTTCTGAATTGCATTACTTTAGTGTGGAAAGAGATCTGCTTGTTGACTCATTTGTCATGGATATGAATTTTTTCACTGCTGTGAATTTCTTAGAATTTTGTGTTTCTGTTTCTGTGCAGAAGTATACAAGTGGATATTATATGTCCAGACTACAGATCATTCCGACAATGAGATTTATTCTGTAGTGAGGCTTGATGCTGGTCCTTCATTCCTTTTTGATGGTTAGCATTTGACCAAGGATACACGAAGAACTTTAGGATTGTGGAAAAGTAATAATTCAGCAAATATGCTGTTCAACAAAGACATTGAAGTTCTGTGTGATGATGGCTTTGATGGGTCAGTGAATGAGACACGGATATTTTCAGATGTGTTCTTTGGAAATGAGGGTGTTACCAAAAGGTGTCTTATGACCGGAATGATCAATCTGGAGGGCGACCTTACTAGCCAGACAGATGAACCTGGACATTTGTGTGGTGAAAATTCCGGTTCAACAGTACATCATGATTCTCATGACATGAAGGAAGATTCTGGAGAAGACCCATGTGAACAAGAGCTAATTAATAGTCACGCGGAAAAGGAATCCGAACCATTACCTTCCTTGGATATAGTACCTGCAGATATATCTCAGCAACCTTCTTCCTGCCCTTCTCTGGGTGAGATATGTCATATAGTTGAATCTTCGAAGCAAGGCGTTAAATCAAGTTCTTATTTGCAGAAGTGGCACACTGTGCGGGGCAAAAGTCACGTGCTTGGTGAAATGGATTCATCAGCATTAAGATCATCTAAAATAGAAGGAAATGGATGGAAGGATGTTGTTGGTAAAGCAATTGCATCACCTGCTTCTCAGGAGAGCTATGCAACCAAGTTTTTGGTTGGAAGTGCTGCAAAGTCATCAGGAATTCTTCGACCTGGCAAGCCAAAGTGGAGGGACCATTGCTTTGTAGAACTGGATGAAGCTGAATTGTTAACGATTAAGGATTCTCCAAATGACCCTCGCCCTCTTCTCCGGTACCACATCCATCGTTTACTCATAGCAGCAGGATGGGTAATCGGGAGGCGTAAACGCA
Protein-coding sequences here:
- the LOC129892032 gene encoding protein DJ-1 homolog B-like gives rise to the protein MAAPILRHLTTPFPSFIKLHQNPKIHSFFTLSTPPKSRKFSRVTSISAMASATKKVLVPIANGTEPIEAIVPIDILRRAGAEVTVASVENQLQIEVMYGIKIVADALISDCVDTEFDLISLPGGLPGAANLGNCKILESIVKKQAEKGKLYAAICAAPAVALGSWGLLKGLKATCYPSYMEELSCHAIAVESRVQKDAKVVTSRGPGTSIEYAVALVEELYGKEKANEVSGPLVMRPNHSEEFAYAELNSVNWTFTSKPRILVPIANGSEEMEAAIIIDVLRRANAQVVVASLEDTLEIVASRKVKLVADVLLDEAAKLSYDLIVLPGGLGGAETFAKSEKLVDMLKKQRESSKPYGAMCASPALVLEPHGLLKGKKATAFPALCNKLSDPSEAENRVVVDGNLVTSRGPGTTMEFALAIADKFIGHKETLEVAKEMVF